The window CGTACCGTCAGCGCCTGCTGCACTGAAGTTTTTCTCCTTCTACTGCCCCTCTTGCTATCAATACGATGAGGTCCTGGAAGTTACTGATAATGTGAAAAAAGCCTTACCTGAGGATGTTAAACTCACCGAGTACCACGTCGACTTTTTAGGTCCTCTGGGAGCCGATATGACGCACGCCTGGTCTGTCGCCATGCTGTTAAATGTAGAAGATAAGGTTAAACCTTTACTTTTTGATGCCGTACAGAAGAAACAGTCGATTAAAACCGCTGATGATATTCGCAACGTGTTTATCCAGGCAGGCGTGAGCGCCAGCGATTATGATGCCGCATGGAATAGCTTTGCGGTGAAATCACTGACTGCCAAACAGCAAGAATTGGCCAAAGCCGTCGATTTGAAAGGCGTACCGGCTATCTTCATTAACGGCAAATATATGATTAACCCGAAAGGATTAAATTCCGATAACGTGAATGCCTTTGTGCAGAACTACGCAGAGACGGTCCGTTTTCTTATTACCAAATCCTGATCATTAATATTGCACGACGCACCACCAACAGAAACCGTCGGCTACCGTTGGTGGTGCAAAATGTCCGATTCATGCCGTCAAGCGTCACTGTTTTCGTCCCTTTCATAGTTGGCATTCGCACTTTTCAGGATTACCCTAAACTTACGGTGATGCCTTTCCCGAGGGGTATCCTTCTTCATGGGTTGATTCATACGAGATAACACTATGGAATTAAAGGATTATTACGCCATCATGGGCGTGAAACCGACGGACGATCTCAAAACCATCAAGACCGCCTATCGTCGACTCGCCCGCAAATACCATCCTGACGTCAGCAAAGAAACCGACGCCGAAGCGCGTTTTAAAGAGGTTGCTGAAGCCTGGGAAGTCCTAAGCGATGAACAACGTCGTGCCGAATACGATCAGTTGTGGCAGCACCGCAACGATCCGCAGTTCAGCCGTCAGTTCCAGCAAGGTGAAGGTCAGAGCTACAACGCCGAAGATTTTGACGATATTTTCTCCTCCATTTTTGGTCAACACGCTCGCCAGTCGCAACAGCGCCACGCCCGTCGTGGGCACGATATCGAAATCGATGTGGCCGTGTTCCTCGAAGAAACCCTTGCTGAGCATAGCCGCACCATCAGTTACTCCCTACCGGTCTACAATGCGTTTGGCCTGGTAGAGCGAGAGATCCCCAAAACGCTGAATGTGAAAATTCCAGCAGGTGTAGGCAACGGCCAGCGCATCAGGCTGAAAGGCCAGGGCACGCCCGGTGAGAACGGTGGCCCGAACGGTGATTTGTGGCTGGTGATTCATATCGCGCCGCATCCGCTATTTGATATCGTCAATCAGGACCTGGAAATTGTCGTGCCCCTTGCCCCATGGGAAGCCGCACTGGGCACAAAAGTGACCGTGCCAACACTCACAGAGAGTATCCTGCTGACGATCCCCCCTGGCAGCCAGGCCGGACAACGATTACGCATCAAGGGCAAAGGGCTGGTGAGTAAAAAACAGACCGGCGACCTGTACGCGGTGATCAAAATTGTGATGCCACCCAAACCTGACGACAACAGCGTCGCATTGTGGCAACAGCTAGCGGACGCGCAGAAGACCTTTGATCCACGCAAAGAGTGGGGGAAAGCATAATGGCTAACGTTACCGTCACTTTTACCATTACTGAGTTTTGCCTGCATACCGGCGTTTCCGCCGAGGAGCTGACTGAGATTGTCGGCCTGGGGATGATCGAACCCCGCGAAGATGAAAGCGCCCACTGGCAGTTTGACGATCGCGCATTAAGTGTCGTACGATGGGCTTTGCGTTTACGTCAGGAACTGGCGCTTGACTGGCCGGGGATAGCCGTTGCGCTCACGTTACTGGAAGAGAATGCGCAGTTGCGTCAGGAAAATCGCCTGCTGCGCCAGCGTTTGTCACGCTTTGTCACGCATTCATAACGTATTGAGATTAACGCCCGATTGATAACGTGAAATACCACGGGTAAGCGACGAATTCAGCGCTTACCCGTGTAGTCAGGATTTATCCGTCTTGCCGAACAGCAACGCCGTGTAGTGGGTGTTCACTTTGCCACTGCGTTTACCGTCTGGTCCAAAATATCGGTCATCCCGGCACAGACGCTCAGTGGTGTCGCAGAACAGACCGCCCTGGAAGGTAAAGGCCGTCGTGTCAAATTGTCCGGCCGCTGCCAGTTTATCACCCTGCTTCTTTCCGACATACTTCGTGGTCAGCGCCACCGACAAGCCGTGCTCATCCGCACAGATATATTTGTCGCACAGTACGCCCGCGACAGGGCTGTATGGTCCGGTCGTCGCGGCGTACGCGGGCAGTGACAGGATACCAACTGCCAGCAGGCTACCAATTTTTATCATCATACTCTCCCTATATTCTTCGCCTGACATGATTAATATTGTACACCAGAAACCATCTATAACCATGAGCTACAATTATATTACTTTTAGATAAT of the Citrobacter freundii genome contains:
- the cbpM gene encoding chaperone modulator CbpM, with translation MANVTVTFTITEFCLHTGVSAEELTEIVGLGMIEPREDESAHWQFDDRALSVVRWALRLRQELALDWPGIAVALTLLEENAQLRQENRLLRQRLSRFVTHS
- the dsbA gene encoding thiol:disulfide interchange protein DsbA; the encoded protein is MKKYLLPLIGLLFTVSAQAATFTDGKEFITLEKAVPSAPAALKFFSFYCPSCYQYDEVLEVTDNVKKALPEDVKLTEYHVDFLGPLGADMTHAWSVAMLLNVEDKVKPLLFDAVQKKQSIKTADDIRNVFIQAGVSASDYDAAWNSFAVKSLTAKQQELAKAVDLKGVPAIFINGKYMINPKGLNSDNVNAFVQNYAETVRFLITKS
- a CDS encoding YcgJ family protein, yielding MMIKIGSLLAVGILSLPAYAATTGPYSPVAGVLCDKYICADEHGLSVALTTKYVGKKQGDKLAAAGQFDTTAFTFQGGLFCDTTERLCRDDRYFGPDGKRSGKVNTHYTALLFGKTDKS
- the cbpA gene encoding curved DNA-binding protein, which gives rise to MELKDYYAIMGVKPTDDLKTIKTAYRRLARKYHPDVSKETDAEARFKEVAEAWEVLSDEQRRAEYDQLWQHRNDPQFSRQFQQGEGQSYNAEDFDDIFSSIFGQHARQSQQRHARRGHDIEIDVAVFLEETLAEHSRTISYSLPVYNAFGLVEREIPKTLNVKIPAGVGNGQRIRLKGQGTPGENGGPNGDLWLVIHIAPHPLFDIVNQDLEIVVPLAPWEAALGTKVTVPTLTESILLTIPPGSQAGQRLRIKGKGLVSKKQTGDLYAVIKIVMPPKPDDNSVALWQQLADAQKTFDPRKEWGKA